The following proteins come from a genomic window of Lachnospiraceae bacterium JLR.KK002:
- the spoVAD gene encoding stage V sporulation protein AD, with protein MSQTVGTQSIRFEQAPYIQSSASIVGTKEGEGPLGKLFDVVGSDDKFGEETWEEAESTLQKEAATLALGKADLKKENIRYIFGGDLLGQNIATTFGLMELNIPLFGLYGACSTAGESLSLAAMAVAAGYGDNVLAVTSSHFASAEKQFRFPLEYASQRPLSATWTVTGSGAFVLGTKRSHLRITGITTGKVVDYGVKDSMNMGAAMAPAACDTIYQNLVDFKRQPEDYDKIITGDLGTVGQEILIDLLKKKGYDISTVHMDCGIEIFDSETQNTNAGGSGCGCSAVTLSAYILPKLEKGTYKRVLFVPTGALLSTVSFNEGQSVPGIAHGVVIEYAG; from the coding sequence ATGTCACAGACAGTTGGGACACAGAGTATCCGGTTTGAGCAGGCGCCCTATATTCAGAGCAGTGCCAGTATTGTGGGTACCAAAGAGGGAGAAGGTCCCCTGGGAAAATTATTTGACGTGGTGGGTTCCGACGATAAATTCGGAGAAGAGACCTGGGAGGAGGCGGAAAGCACCCTCCAGAAAGAAGCGGCTACCCTTGCACTGGGAAAAGCTGATTTGAAAAAAGAAAATATCCGCTACATTTTCGGAGGAGATTTGCTGGGCCAGAACATTGCAACCACGTTTGGCCTGATGGAGCTGAACATTCCGCTGTTCGGCCTGTACGGCGCCTGTTCTACTGCAGGAGAGTCCTTATCTCTGGCAGCCATGGCAGTGGCCGCAGGTTATGGAGACAATGTGCTGGCAGTTACTTCCAGCCACTTTGCCAGTGCGGAGAAACAGTTTCGCTTTCCCCTGGAATATGCCAGTCAAAGGCCCCTGTCAGCTACCTGGACGGTTACGGGAAGCGGAGCCTTTGTACTTGGCACAAAACGAAGCCATCTCAGAATTACCGGAATTACCACGGGAAAAGTGGTGGACTACGGCGTGAAAGACTCCATGAACATGGGGGCTGCCATGGCCCCTGCCGCCTGCGATACTATTTATCAGAATCTGGTGGATTTCAAGCGGCAGCCGGAGGATTATGACAAAATCATAACCGGAGATCTGGGAACGGTAGGGCAGGAAATTCTCATTGACCTGCTGAAGAAGAAAGGATACGACATTTCCACGGTGCATATGGACTGCGGCATTGAGATTTTTGACAGTGAAACCCAGAATACCAATGCAGGAGGCAGCGGGTGCGGCTGTTCGGCGGTGACTCTGAGCGCATATATTCTGCCCAAGCTGGAGAAAGGCACATACAAACGTGTGCTGTTCGTTCCCACCGGGGCATTGCTGTCCACCGTCAGCTTTAACGAGGGGCAGAGTGTGCCGGGTATTGCCCATGGAGTGGTAATTGAATATGCGGGATAG
- the spoVAE gene encoding stage V sporulation protein AE codes for MDYVNAFWVGGLICALTQILMEKTKMLPGRIMVLLVCSGAVLGALQIYEPFREFAGAGASVPLLGFGNTLWKGIQEAVQTDGFIGIFMGGFTASAVGISAALVFGYLASLIFQPKMKK; via the coding sequence ATGGATTATGTAAATGCTTTTTGGGTGGGAGGACTGATTTGTGCCCTGACTCAGATTTTAATGGAAAAAACGAAAATGCTGCCCGGACGGATTATGGTGCTGCTGGTATGCAGCGGAGCGGTGCTGGGCGCCCTTCAGATTTATGAGCCTTTCCGGGAATTTGCCGGAGCCGGAGCCAGCGTGCCCCTGCTGGGATTTGGCAATACGCTCTGGAAAGGCATTCAGGAAGCGGTACAGACCGACGGATTTATCGGAATTTTTATGGGAGGCTTTACCGCCAGCGCGGTGGGAATTTCAGCGGCTCTTGTATTCGGGTATCTGGCCAGCCTGATTTTCCAGCCGAAAATGAAAAAATAA
- the guaB gene encoding IMP dehydrogenase has translation MGTIIGEGITFDDVLLVPAYSEVTPNMVDLSTSLTKTVRLNIPMMSASMDTVTEHRMAIAMARQGGIGIIHKNMSVAAQAEEVDKVKRSENGVITDPFSLSPEHTLQDADNLMGKFRISGVPVTEHGKLVGIITNRDLKFEEDFSRKIKESMTSEGLVTAREGITLEEAKTILAKARKEKLPIVDEHFNLKGLITIKDIEKQIKYPLSAKDEQGRLLCGAGVGITSNMMERVEALVDAKVDVIVVDSAHGHSKNILDAVKQIKSAYPDLQVIAGNVATGAATKALIEAGADAVKVGIGPGSICTTRVVAGIGVPQISAIMNCYNVAKEYGIPIIADGGIKYSGDMTKAIAAGANVCMMGSIFAGCDESPGTFELYQGRKYKVYRGMGSLAAMENGSKDRYFQQDAKKLVPEGVEGRVAYKGSVEDTVFQLIGGLRSGMGYCGAPTIETLKETGQFMKISAASLKESHPHDIHITKEAPNYSIDE, from the coding sequence ATGGGTACAATTATCGGCGAAGGAATCACATTTGATGACGTATTATTAGTTCCTGCATATTCAGAAGTTACACCGAATATGGTGGATCTTTCTACCAGTTTAACCAAAACAGTCAGGCTGAACATCCCCATGATGAGCGCAAGCATGGACACAGTTACAGAACACAGAATGGCAATTGCCATGGCCCGTCAGGGCGGCATCGGCATTATTCATAAAAATATGTCTGTGGCTGCCCAGGCAGAAGAAGTTGACAAAGTAAAACGTTCTGAAAACGGGGTTATCACCGATCCCTTTTCCCTTTCTCCCGAACATACCCTGCAGGATGCGGACAACCTGATGGGAAAATTCCGGATTTCCGGCGTCCCGGTCACAGAACATGGCAAATTAGTGGGTATCATCACCAACCGCGATTTGAAATTTGAAGAGGACTTTTCCAGGAAAATCAAAGAATCCATGACTTCGGAGGGACTGGTGACTGCCAGAGAAGGCATCACTCTGGAAGAAGCCAAGACCATTCTGGCGAAAGCGAGAAAAGAAAAACTTCCCATTGTAGATGAACATTTCAACCTCAAAGGTCTGATTACCATTAAGGATATTGAAAAACAGATTAAATACCCCCTGTCAGCCAAGGACGAGCAGGGCAGGCTTCTCTGCGGCGCCGGCGTGGGCATCACCTCCAACATGATGGAACGCGTGGAAGCCCTTGTCGATGCCAAAGTTGACGTCATTGTGGTGGACTCCGCTCATGGCCATTCCAAAAACATTCTGGACGCAGTGAAACAGATTAAATCTGCTTATCCGGATTTACAGGTAATTGCCGGAAATGTAGCCACCGGCGCTGCCACCAAAGCACTGATTGAAGCCGGTGCAGATGCGGTAAAGGTGGGAATCGGACCTGGCTCCATCTGTACTACCCGTGTGGTGGCCGGTATCGGAGTTCCTCAGATTTCAGCCATTATGAACTGCTACAATGTGGCAAAAGAATATGGTATCCCCATTATTGCAGACGGAGGTATCAAGTACTCCGGCGATATGACGAAGGCAATCGCTGCCGGAGCCAACGTATGTATGATGGGAAGTATTTTTGCCGGCTGCGATGAAAGCCCCGGAACTTTTGAGCTGTATCAGGGCAGAAAATACAAGGTATACCGCGGTATGGGTTCCCTGGCAGCCATGGAAAACGGCTCCAAAGACCGTTATTTCCAGCAGGACGCCAAAAAGCTGGTACCGGAAGGAGTGGAAGGCCGGGTTGCCTACAAGGGCTCCGTAGAGGACACCGTGTTCCAGTTAATCGGCGGACTCCGTTCCGGCATGGGATACTGCGGCGCTCCCACCATTGAAACCTTAAAGGAAACCGGACAGTTTATGAAGATTTCCGCTGCTTCCTTAAAGGAAAGCCATCCTCATGATATCCATATCACCAAAGAAGCGCCCAACTACAGTATTGATGAATAA
- a CDS encoding ARMT1-like domain-containing protein: protein MQLYAKCMCCMINQQERQIRKFDDEERKAAFIKEIMTLTGSCGPEYSAPWILALMTEIREKYFGKDEEMPRKKREFNQFLLDLEDELAQMIQESGDALKEAMRFARIGNYIDFSALEHVSKEEFLKLFHNEKDSIDETEYAYLLKDLEQASELVYIMDNCGEIVLDKLLIRELKKSYPNLHITAMVRGREAVNDATMEDAEMTGITGEVPVITNNSSITGVVLSELPEETREVLDKADLILAKGQGNFESLHGCGKNIYYLFLCKCELFSGRFQVEQFQGMLVSEKRVRI, encoded by the coding sequence ATGCAATTATATGCCAAATGTATGTGCTGTATGATTAATCAGCAGGAACGCCAGATTCGTAAATTTGACGATGAGGAGAGGAAAGCTGCTTTTATAAAAGAAATTATGACCCTGACGGGAAGCTGCGGGCCGGAGTACAGCGCTCCCTGGATTCTGGCGCTGATGACGGAAATCCGGGAAAAATATTTCGGAAAAGATGAAGAAATGCCCCGGAAGAAACGGGAGTTTAACCAGTTTTTGCTGGATTTGGAGGATGAACTGGCACAGATGATTCAGGAAAGTGGGGATGCGCTGAAAGAAGCCATGCGCTTTGCCAGAATCGGAAATTATATTGATTTTTCGGCGCTGGAACATGTCTCAAAAGAGGAATTTCTGAAACTGTTTCACAACGAAAAAGATTCCATAGACGAGACAGAATACGCATATCTGTTAAAAGACCTGGAGCAGGCGTCGGAACTGGTTTATATTATGGATAACTGCGGGGAGATTGTACTGGACAAGCTGCTGATTCGGGAGCTGAAAAAATCATATCCGAATTTACATATCACCGCCATGGTCCGGGGCCGGGAGGCGGTCAATGACGCCACCATGGAAGATGCGGAAATGACAGGAATCACCGGAGAAGTTCCCGTGATAACAAATAACAGTTCCATTACGGGGGTGGTGCTCTCAGAGCTTCCGGAGGAAACACGGGAGGTGCTTGATAAGGCGGATCTGATTCTGGCCAAGGGACAGGGAAACTTTGAATCACTGCACGGATGCGGGAAAAATATTTACTATCTGTTTTTATGTAAATGCGAGCTGTTTTCCGGAAGATTTCAGGTGGAACAGTTTCAGGGTATGCTGGTCAGTGAAAAAAGAGTGCGGATATAG
- the hisA gene encoding phosphoribosylformimino-5-aminoimidazole carboxamide ribotide isomerase yields MEFRPCIDIHNGKVKQIVGGSLRDENNQAEENFVSEQDGAFFAGLYRNHGIRGGHIILLNRTDSPYYEATREQAMKALAAWPGGMQVGGGICGDNALEFLRAGASHVIVTSHVFQGGMIHYGNLDKLRKITGKERLVLDLSCRRRGEDYYIVTDRWQKFTDEKLTESLLEKLSGYADEFLVHAVDVEGKARGIETELVKLLGGWGKIPITYAGGVGSFSDLEQLKKLGKNRLHVTIGSALDLFGGNMPLNQVLTFCKKTAYNMA; encoded by the coding sequence ATGGAATTTCGGCCGTGTATTGATATCCACAATGGAAAAGTAAAACAGATTGTGGGAGGAAGCCTGAGAGATGAAAATAATCAGGCAGAAGAAAATTTTGTATCGGAGCAGGACGGTGCTTTTTTTGCCGGACTTTACCGGAACCATGGAATCAGAGGGGGGCATATTATTCTTCTGAACAGGACGGACAGCCCTTATTATGAAGCCACCAGGGAGCAGGCCATGAAAGCTCTTGCCGCCTGGCCCGGCGGTATGCAGGTGGGAGGCGGTATCTGCGGGGACAATGCGCTGGAGTTCCTGCGGGCCGGGGCCAGCCATGTGATTGTGACCTCCCATGTATTTCAGGGAGGAATGATTCATTACGGGAATCTGGACAAACTGCGGAAAATCACCGGAAAAGAGCGCCTGGTGCTGGATTTGAGCTGCCGCAGGCGCGGAGAGGATTACTATATTGTCACAGACCGGTGGCAGAAATTCACCGATGAAAAGCTGACGGAATCCCTGCTGGAAAAGCTGTCCGGGTATGCGGATGAATTTCTGGTCCATGCGGTGGATGTGGAAGGAAAAGCCAGGGGAATCGAGACAGAACTGGTAAAATTACTGGGAGGGTGGGGAAAAATCCCCATAACCTATGCCGGAGGCGTGGGCAGTTTTTCAGATTTGGAGCAGTTAAAGAAACTGGGAAAGAACCGTCTGCATGTGACCATCGGAAGCGCGCTGGATTTGTTCGGCGGCAATATGCCCCTGAATCAGGTGTTGACTTTCTGCAAAAAGACTGCGTATAATATGGCGTGA
- the glnA gene encoding type I glutamate--ammonia ligase, giving the protein MGRYTKQDIIRMVEEEDVEFIRLQFTDMFGTLKNVAITKSQLEKALDNQCMFDGSSIEGFVRIEESDMYLYPDLDTFAIFPWRPQQGKVARIICDIYRPDGTPFEGDPRYILKKTLAEAAAMGYQFNVGPECEFFLFHTDEDGCPTTLTHERAGYFDLGPVDLGENARRDMVLALEEMGFEIEASHHEVAPAQHEIDFRYDEGLRTADNIMTFKLAVKTIAKRFGLFASFMPKPKYGINGSGMHINMSVSRDGKNIFQDPSDELGLSQEAYYFIGGLMKHMQGMTAITNPLVNSYKRLVKGYEAPVYIAWSATNRSPLIRIPAARGEATRIELRCPDPAANPYLALAVCLAAGLDGIKNHMEPPAPVKSNIFHMQKTEKEKLRIESLPVNLHDAVKAMKQDTFICSVLGAHISEKYAEAKEAEWESYREQVTEWEISSYLYRI; this is encoded by the coding sequence ATGGGCAGATACACAAAACAGGATATTATCCGGATGGTGGAGGAGGAAGATGTGGAATTTATCCGCCTGCAGTTTACGGATATGTTTGGAACACTGAAGAATGTGGCAATTACCAAAAGCCAGCTGGAAAAAGCACTGGATAATCAATGTATGTTTGACGGTTCTTCCATAGAAGGATTTGTGCGTATTGAGGAATCCGATATGTACCTGTATCCGGATCTGGATACCTTTGCAATTTTCCCCTGGAGACCTCAGCAGGGAAAAGTGGCAAGGATTATCTGTGATATTTACCGTCCGGACGGGACGCCTTTTGAGGGAGATCCCAGGTACATTTTGAAAAAAACGCTGGCGGAGGCCGCTGCAATGGGCTATCAGTTTAACGTGGGGCCGGAGTGCGAGTTTTTCCTGTTCCATACGGATGAGGATGGCTGTCCCACCACCCTGACCCATGAACGGGCAGGCTATTTTGATCTGGGGCCTGTGGATCTGGGCGAAAATGCAAGGCGGGACATGGTGCTGGCGCTGGAAGAAATGGGATTTGAAATAGAGGCCTCCCACCATGAGGTGGCGCCGGCCCAGCATGAGATTGATTTCCGCTATGATGAAGGGCTGCGGACAGCCGACAATATCATGACCTTTAAACTGGCGGTCAAAACCATTGCAAAACGGTTCGGTCTGTTTGCCAGCTTTATGCCGAAGCCAAAATACGGAATCAACGGTTCCGGAATGCACATCAATATGTCCGTATCCAGGGACGGGAAAAATATTTTCCAGGATCCGTCGGATGAACTGGGGCTGAGCCAGGAGGCTTATTATTTTATCGGAGGACTGATGAAGCATATGCAGGGCATGACTGCCATTACCAATCCGCTGGTCAATTCTTACAAGCGTCTGGTGAAAGGCTATGAGGCTCCCGTCTATATTGCCTGGTCCGCTACCAACCGGAGCCCTCTGATTCGGATTCCGGCAGCCAGAGGGGAAGCCACCAGAATTGAACTGCGGTGCCCGGATCCGGCGGCAAATCCCTATCTTGCTCTGGCGGTCTGTCTGGCAGCAGGGCTGGATGGCATAAAAAATCATATGGAGCCCCCGGCTCCGGTAAAGAGCAATATTTTCCATATGCAGAAAACGGAAAAAGAAAAGCTCCGCATCGAGTCTCTTCCGGTAAATCTTCACGATGCGGTGAAAGCAATGAAACAGGACACGTTTATCTGCAGCGTGCTGGGCGCCCACATTTCGGAAAAATATGCGGAAGCAAAAGAGGCGGAATGGGAGTCTTACCGGGAACAGGTTACCGAATGGGAAATCAGCAGTTATCTGTACAGAATATAG
- a CDS encoding ANTAR domain-containing protein, translating to MVSVIVAFPKMENGKSIKNILVQHGFHVNAVCTAGAQVLQHADIPGEGIVICAARLQDMMCGQLREYLSPCFEMLVLAGPGTWGESMERMTYLSMPLKVHELVSTLELMCRSIARNRRSRKSRPEQRSEKEKQMIQQTKELLMLRKQMTEEEAHRYIQKSSMDSGTGLAEAAQMILSMLEHS from the coding sequence ATGGTTTCGGTAATCGTAGCATTTCCCAAAATGGAAAATGGAAAAAGTATTAAGAATATTCTGGTGCAGCATGGATTTCACGTAAATGCTGTTTGCACAGCAGGCGCTCAGGTACTGCAGCACGCGGATATACCGGGCGAAGGAATCGTGATATGCGCCGCCCGCCTGCAGGATATGATGTGCGGCCAGCTCCGGGAATATCTGTCTCCCTGTTTTGAAATGCTGGTGCTGGCAGGGCCCGGCACCTGGGGGGAATCCATGGAGCGTATGACATATCTGTCCATGCCTTTAAAAGTCCATGAACTGGTGAGTACACTGGAACTGATGTGCCGTTCCATAGCCCGGAACAGACGGAGCAGGAAGTCCCGGCCGGAGCAGAGGAGCGAGAAAGAAAAGCAGATGATTCAGCAGACGAAGGAACTTCTGATGCTCCGAAAGCAGATGACTGAGGAGGAGGCCCACCGCTATATCCAGAAAAGCAGTATGGACAGCGGCACAGGGCTGGCGGAAGCAGCGCAGATGATTCTGAGTATGCTGGAGCATAGTTGA